The window CAACCGGATCGGTTCCGGCGGAGGTGGCACCGGCTGCGGCAGTGGCTCGTTCAACGCCGAGGCGGTGCTGAACGGGAGCACATGGACCGCCCGCAACGGCAGCAGCACGGTCTACACCGGCACCGACATGCGCTCCGCGATGCAGGCGGCGGTGAACAGCCTCTCCCCGGGTCGTACCTCGAAGCAGCGGGTGGTCGTACGCGGCTCGGGTTCGATGAGCGCGGGAGCGCGCCTCTCCCTGCCGAGCTACACGATCCTCGACGTCTGCGGCACGATCAACGTGACCGGATCAGGATCCGGAGACCAGGCACCGGTGTACGCCAGAGGCGCCACCGACATCGAGGTGCAGCACCTGAACCTCACCGGATCACCCCTGTACGGGATTTTCATGCGCAACGTCAACAACCTGATCCTGGGACAGATCGACATGCGACTCTCCAGCGGCCTGGGCGTGCGGATCGACAACCACGGCGGGGACCGCGCGGTGAAGGTACGCAGCATCCGGATCGACAACGTGTACGTGCAGGGCACCAGCAGCCAGGGCGTGGAGACGTACGGGGTGGACGGGTTGACGGTCGGGACCGTCACCGCCCGGAGCACCGGCGAATCGGGCCTGCTGCTCAACGACACGATCAACGCCACCGTCGGAACCGTCGACGCCGACAACGCCGGCACCGGCACCGGGTACGCCGCGTTCCGGATGGCGAACCGCAACGGCCGGGTCGGCAGCAGCTACCCGACGAACATCCGGGTCGGCACCGTGATCGCCCGAGGGGGCGGACGCGGGATCTTCTGCGTCTCGGAGAGCGGCGGGGCCGTCATCGACCGGGTGACCATCTCGAACACCGGCAACAACTCGATCCTGGTGGAGAACTGCTACAACGTGACGATCGCCGGGGTCTCCGGGACGGTCACCGGCGGCGGCGAGGTCAGGGTCGCCGCGCGTACGGAGTTTCCGATCTCCTCCGGCATCACGTTCCAGAACCTGACGGTGACCAACACCAACATCACCCAGAACCCCTGCGGTGGCGCCAACAACGTGGTCCGGAACGTGACCCGGGTCAACTCCACGTTGAGCTGGTGCTGACCGGGTTCGAACGAGCTTTCACGCGTACGACGGTTGCGGGCCGTGGCTCGGCGGTGGTCTCGCCGGCCACGGCCGTTCCGTGCGTCAGGAAGCGTTGCCGGCCGGGGCGGGGCGGTAGCGGCCGAGAGCCGATTCGGCCCGGCTGATCGTGTCGGGGTGACCGAACAGTCCGGGCAGGCCACCGGTGTGCAGGAAGACCGTCCTGGCGTCCGGGGCGATGTCCCCGTCCCGGACGGCGGCGGCCAGGCCCGCCATCGCCCGGCCCGTGTAGATCGGATCGAGCACGATGCCCTCGCTCCGCGCGGTCAGCTCGAGTGCTTCGGCGGACGGCCCGGTGAGGTGGCCGTAGCCGTCGCCGACCTGGTCGCCCCGGATGCGCAGCTCGTGCGCGGGCACCCCGGTCCCATCGAGCCGACCGGCCAGGGCGGCGACCGCCTCGGCCGGTTCGGGCAGGGCGCCGACGTCGACTCCGAGCACCCTGCCGGCGCCGAGCGCGACGACGAGTCCCGCCATGGTGCCGCCGGAGCCCAGCTCGACCACGACAACGTCGACATCGGGCACCTGTACGAGCAGCTCCCGACCCGCCTCGACGTACCCGTACGCCCCGACGGCGTTGGAGCCGCCGAACGGAATCAGCTCGGGCCGGGCCCCGCCACCGCGCAGCTCGTCGACGATCCCGGTGGCAACGGTGGCGAGTTGGCCCCGGTCCACGTCACCGGCCCAGTGGATCTCGGCGCCGAAGAGACCGTCCAGGGCCAGGTTCCCGGAGCTCGAGCGACCCGGTTCACCGGGAAAGACCAACACCACCCGCAGACCGAGTCGGGCGCCCGCGGCGGCGGTCAGCCGGGCATGGTTGCTCTGCGGCGCACCGGTCGTGACCAGGGTGTCCGCACCGTTGGTCAGCGCGGCACCGATGGTCCATTCGAGCTTGCGGATTTTGTTGCCCCCGCCACCGAGACCACCGAGGTCGTCCCGCTTCAGCCACAGACCACCGGGGGCAAGCCCGATGGCCTCGGCGAGTCGGGGCGCGGGCTCGACGGGTGTCGGCCAACTGCCCAACGTCACCCGCCGACCCGGCGTCGGTACGGAGTCGAAAACCGTCATCGCTGCTTCCCTTCCTCCACCCCCGCATCATCCACCGCCTGGGTGGGCAGGTGGTGGTCGAGCTGTGGCGTTCCACTGCCCCCAGGGGGGCTGTCATGTCCCGGGTCATCTGTCAAAGGGGTGTCCCGGGACATGTGTCAGTGGGTTGGTGTGAGTGGGGTGTAGCTCTTGCCGGGGGTGATGGTGACGTGGCCGAGGGGGTGGCCGCTGGTGGTGTAGACGGTGATGTGGTTGTTGTCGCGGATCGCGGTGAGGGTTTGGCCGTGGTAGGCGCGGCCGATGCCGATCCGGGTTTGGCCGACGTGGAGTGTGCCGGTCTCGGTGACGCGGGTGCGATGGATCGTTGCGTCGGTTTGGATCGGTAGTGCTTGGGGGCTGCCGTGCTGTGGGGCGGTGGTCCAGGCGTGGTGCGGGGTTGCTCGTCCGGGTAGGGCGCTGTGGCGGCGGTGGTTGTAGTGGTCGCGGTAGGTGTCGAGTTGGTGTTGTA of the Micromonospora sp. NBC_01796 genome contains:
- a CDS encoding RICIN domain-containing protein yields the protein MTLTATTQPVPDNGSRRHRRRIGLAVATAVALVGTGATISPQPASAATIDTGAYYVITSRHSGKALDVYNLATNDGAPIVQWTRNDGNQQQWQFVDAGSGYYKIKSRHSGKFLELPNANDGTQLVQNADNGTTRQHFQVADSDGGHVRFVNRHSGKALDIWEWSTADGGIISQFQDLGGWNQQWQLNRIGSGGGGTGCGSGSFNAEAVLNGSTWTARNGSSTVYTGTDMRSAMQAAVNSLSPGRTSKQRVVVRGSGSMSAGARLSLPSYTILDVCGTINVTGSGSGDQAPVYARGATDIEVQHLNLTGSPLYGIFMRNVNNLILGQIDMRLSSGLGVRIDNHGGDRAVKVRSIRIDNVYVQGTSSQGVETYGVDGLTVGTVTARSTGESGLLLNDTINATVGTVDADNAGTGTGYAAFRMANRNGRVGSSYPTNIRVGTVIARGGGRGIFCVSESGGAVIDRVTISNTGNNSILVENCYNVTIAGVSGTVTGGGEVRVAARTEFPISSGITFQNLTVTNTNITQNPCGGANNVVRNVTRVNSTLSWC
- a CDS encoding pyridoxal-phosphate dependent enzyme; amino-acid sequence: MTVFDSVPTPGRRVTLGSWPTPVEPAPRLAEAIGLAPGGLWLKRDDLGGLGGGGNKIRKLEWTIGAALTNGADTLVTTGAPQSNHARLTAAAGARLGLRVVLVFPGEPGRSSSGNLALDGLFGAEIHWAGDVDRGQLATVATGIVDELRGGGARPELIPFGGSNAVGAYGYVEAGRELLVQVPDVDVVVVELGSGGTMAGLVVALGAGRVLGVDVGALPEPAEAVAALAGRLDGTGVPAHELRIRGDQVGDGYGHLTGPSAEALELTARSEGIVLDPIYTGRAMAGLAAAVRDGDIAPDARTVFLHTGGLPGLFGHPDTISRAESALGRYRPAPAGNAS